A genomic stretch from Pempheris klunzingeri isolate RE-2024b chromosome 23, fPemKlu1.hap1, whole genome shotgun sequence includes:
- the LOC139222513 gene encoding mucin-7-like codes for MAGCRITMRTIRVVAFLLLASVHVITSEQGVTTSAAPAAPQNFTSPAAPHNSTIKPTGASGMTKPGITKPPGNEKTASPADHNNVTSMPPTDNRVDNETLKHVTPSGTLMHETNATRGRDNSTEKPITSKGTTIPAPGRQHSTGTVNPSKVATTPATASHQASSHPGDTQHVTKMPEKKGAGPQTGSDEKVPPKSDQRLWWILSSIPLVGAAAAIVYKFKSKKIHDHTETIDTGTENASFQSRPESTKDGVMLLGVKSSGGEENAAAR; via the exons ATGGCCGGCTGCAGGATCACCATGAGGACCATCAGGGTTGTTGCCTTCCTTCTGCTCGCATCTGTCCATGTCATCACATCAG AACAGGGGGTGACCACAagtgcagcaccagcagcaccccAAAATTTTACATCTCCCGCTGCTCCTCACAACTCCACCATCAAACCTACTGGAGCCAGTGGAATGACAAAACCAGGAATAACTAAGCCTCCAGGAAATGAGAAGACGGCTTCACCTGCGGATCACAACAATGTGACTTCAATGCCTCCAACCGATAACCGGGTGGACAATGAAA CTTTGAAACATGTCACGCCCTCTGGGACCTTGATGCATGAGACCAATGCGACTCGAG GAAGGGATAACAGCACTGAAAAACCAATCACAAGCAAAG GTACAACCATTCCTGCCCCAG GACGCCAGCACAGCACTGGAACAGTAAACCCGAGCAAAG TTGCAACGACTCCTGCCACAG CATCACATCAAGCCTCTTCACATCCAGGGGACACACAGCACGTGACAAAAATGCCTGAAAAGAAGGGAGCTG GTCCTCAGACTGGCAGCGACGAGAAAGTCCCCCCCAAATCAG ACCAAAGGCTGTGGTGGATTCTGTCGTCCATCCCCCTGgttggagctgctgctgccattgtCTACAAATTCAAAAGCAAGAAGATCCACGATCACACAG AAACCATTGACACTGGAACTGAGAA CGCATCCTTCCAGAGCAGACCCGAAAGCACCAAAGATGGCGTCATGCTCCTCGGAGTGAAATCATCAGGCGGAGAAGAAAATG ctgctgctagataa